From one Trifolium pratense cultivar HEN17-A07 linkage group LG1, ARS_RC_1.1, whole genome shotgun sequence genomic stretch:
- the LOC123894804 gene encoding serine/threonine-protein kinase EDR1, protein MSERGKKDRMKNIFKKLHIGSSHDPHRSNETPPPVPSPSCAAEDVQSSGTSTVTPTSSSPSTAPVPAASFGGGGVSAAVNRQDFFSSEEEFQVQLALAISASNSEFRSDDPEKDQIHAATLLSLGGHRIDSTGNKDDVAEALSRQYWEYNVLDYEEKVVDGFYDVYGLYNDPAMQGKMPSLADLETNPGSSSFEVVIVNRTIDPALEELVQIAQCISLDCPVTEIGILVQRLAELVTSHMGGPVKDANIILARWTERSTELRTSLHTSVLPLGSLDIGLSRHRALLFKILADNIKMPCRLVKGSHYTGVEDDAVNIIKLEDEREFLVDLMAAPGTLIPADILNAKDNAFKSYNPKIVPSFPSAEETELSYSKPILASNGEGSSQTSVIKGNAPPWNGKPYTEKSEYMPSNFGLNRDTGVGPSKIPNRGSPNQRENLPPSYGNSLYKGTLGMNAVGDGTRLNVNVVPYPQNNPNDPQNLFAELNPFLIKGTGKPSVHNKPVENKPPVHGTKNKNVSGRPVSPLMWKNQHAYNEVPRKNNHNPNEYNPPLFAPNIPFRSENTDLSTSNPSYNSNINNDTSSQTSAQITGSASPAGVGELNRIEGLNANFKRGDLGSSQNVMVSEPENTELNHHDRRKCIYDRFMGSSLELKDSDSPSSSIDYITNRVDQILDDADVGECEIPWEDLVIGERIGLGSYGEVYRADWNGTEVAVKKFLDQDFSGAALSEFKREVRIMRRLRHPNVVLFMGAVTRPPNLSIISEFLPRGSLYRILHRPNCQIDEKQRIKMALDVARGMNCLHASTPTIVHRDLKSPNLLVDKNWNVKVCDFGLSRLKHNTFLSSKSTAGTPEWMAPEVLRNEPSNEKCDVYSFGVILWELATLRLPWTGMNPMQVVGAVGFQNRRLEIPKEVDPLVARIIWECWQQDPNLRPSFAQLAAALKPLQRLVIPSYQDTVASPLPQEISVNSTP, encoded by the exons ATGAGTGAAAGAGGGAAAAAAGATAGGATGAAGAACATCTTCAAGAAGCTTCATATTGGTAGCAGTCATGATCCTCATCGATCCAATGAAACTCCGCCACCTGTACCATCGCCGTCGTGTGCTGCCGAAGATGTTCAAAGTTCCGGTACTTCTACAGTAACTCCAACTTCCTCGTCGCCGTCTACAGCGCCGGTTCCTGCTGCTTCTTTTGGTGGTGGCGGTGTGTCTGCGGCGGTTAATCGGCAAGATTTTTTCTCGTCGGAGGAGGAATTTCAGGTGCAGCTTGCCCTAGCTATTAGTGCTTCAAATTCGGAGTTTCGTAGTGATGATCCGGAGAAGGATCAGATCCATGCGGCGACGCTGCTTAGTTTGGGAGGACATCGGATTGATTCGACGGGGAATAAGGATGATGTGGCGGAGGCGCTTTCGAGGCAGTATTGG GAATACAATGTGCTTGACTATGAGGAGAAAGTAGTAGATGGTTTTTATGATGTATATGGACTCTACAATGACCCGGCAATGCAAGGAAAGATGCCATCTCTAGCAGATCTTGAAACAAACCCTGGCAGTTCTAGCTTTGAAGTGGTCATAGTTAATCGAACAATTGATCCTGCCCTCGAAGAGCTGGTGCAAATAGCACAATGTATATCATTGGACTGCCCTGTCACCGAGATTGGTATTTTGGTACAAAGGCTTGCCGAACTTGTTACAAGCCATATGGGCGGCCCTGTAAAGGATGCTAATATTATATTAGCAAGATGGACAGAAAGAAGTACAGAGTTAAGGACATCTCTTCACACAAGCGTATTACCGCTTGGGTCCTTAGATATTGGGCTCTCTAGGCATCGTGCTTTACTTTTCAAG ATATTAGCAGACAACATTAAGATGCCTTGTAGACTGGTTAAAGGTAGTCATTACACTGGTGTTGAGGATGATGCTGTCAACATTATAAAGTTGGAGGATGAAAG GGAGTTTTTAGTTGATCTCATGGCTGCTCCTGGAACACTCATCCCAGCTGATATTTTAAATGCAAAGGATAATGCCTTTAAGTCTTACAACCCCAAGATTGTGCCGAGTTTTCCTTCCGCTGAGGAAACTGAGCTTTCTTACTCAAAACCTATACTAGCATCTAATGGTGAAGGTAGTAGTCAGACTTCTGTGATAAAAGGTAATGCGCCGCCTTGGAATGGAAAACCGTATACCGAGAAGTCTGAGTATATGCCTTCAAACTTTGGTTTGAACAGAGACACTGGCGTTGGTCCTTCTAAAATTCCTAATAGAGGGAGTCCTAACCAACGGGAAAATTTGCCACCGTCATATGGTAATTCTTTGTACAAAGGTACTCTTGGAATGAATGCAGTTGGTGATGGGACAAGATTGAATGTCAATGTTGTGCCATATCCCCAAAACAACCCCAACGACCCTCAGAACCTTTTTGCAGAACTGAACCCATTCTTGATAAAAGGCACTGGGAAGCCTTCTGTGCATAACAAACCTGTGGAAAATAAACCTCCTGTGCACggtacaaaaaacaaaaacgttTCTGGTAGACCCGTGTCACCACTGATGTGGAAGAATCAGCATGCTTACAACGAAGTCCCCAGGAAAAATAATCATAATCCTAATGAATATAACCCTCCTTTATTTGCTCCCAATATTCCTTTCAGATCTGAAAATACTGATCTCAGCACTTCCAATCCATCATACAATTCAAATATAAACAATGATACTAGTTCTCAAACTTCGGCACAAATTACTGGTTCAGCCTCACCAGCTGGTGTAGGTGAACTGAACCGGATTGAGGGTCTCAATGCTAATTTTAAAAGGGGTGATTTGGGAAGTTCTCAAAATGTCATGGTTAGCGAACCTGAAAACACTGAACTTAACCATCATGACAGGAGGAAGTGCATATATGACAGATTCATGGGAAGCAGTTTGGAATTAAAAGATTCAGATAGTCCTAGCTCTTCAATTGATTACATTACAAATAGGGTCGATCAAATATTGGACGATGCAGATGTTGGTGAATGTGAGATTCCATGGGAGGATCTGGTTATTGGCGAAAGAATTGGTCTGG GTTCATATGGTGAGGTATACCGTGCAGACTGGAATGGCACA GAGGTTGCTGTGAAGAAATTTTTGGATCAGGATTTTTCAGGTGCCGCCTTGTCTGAATTCAAAAGAGAA GTACGGATAATGCGTAGGCTGCGTCATCCAAACGTTGTTCTTTTTATGGGTGCTGTCACCCGGCCTCCTAATCTCTCAATCATTTCGGAGTTTCTCCCAAG AGGAAGCTTGTACCGAATTCTTCATCGCCCTAATTGTCAGATCGACGAGaaacaaagaataaaaatgGCTCTGGATGTG GCTAGGGGTATGAATTGCTTGCATGCCAGCACACCTACAATTGTTCACCGAGATCTGAAGTCCCCAAATCTTTTGGTTGATAAGAACTGGAATGTTAAG GTATGCGATTTTGGGTTGTCAAGGTTGAAGCATAACACGTTTTTATCATCCAAATCAACTGCTGGAACG CCGGAATGGATGGCTCCTGAAGTTCTCCGCAATGAGCCTTCAAATGAGAA GTGTGATGTTTATAGTTTTGGTGTCATCCTATGGGAGCTTGCCACTTTAAGGTTGCCATGGACTGGGATGAATCCTATGCAAGTTGTTGGTGCCGTAGGTTTCCAAAACCGTCGCCTTGAAATTCCTAAGGAA